In the Pseudoliparis swirei isolate HS2019 ecotype Mariana Trench chromosome 21, NWPU_hadal_v1, whole genome shotgun sequence genome, one interval contains:
- the per1b gene encoding period circadian protein homolog 1b isoform X1, whose amino-acid sequence MSFEDSKSMPSTSTRGRVARADEKKYSDQEAESEELNSLKTSSGPPSDNVTQEQESGNGGSSIGGSSPSVRSGSGGRRGHNSDDMDGLSSGNDSGERERDNRSHGRQSIRSSHNSSNGKDSGLMLETTESNKSSNSQSLSPPSSSLAYSLLSTRSERDPPSTSGCSSNQSARVQTQKDLMKAIKELKLRLPTERKAKGHTSTLNALKYALQCVKQVRANKEYYHQWSVEDCHGCSLDLSAFTIEELDNITSEYTLKNTDTFSMGVSFLSGKVVYVSPQGSAQLRCKPERLQGTMFSELLAPQDVSTFYSGTAPCRLPNWASCIGSASPPVDFTQEKSMFCRIGADQAHGGETRYSPFRLTPYQLTIRDSDDAEPQPCCLLIAERVRSGYEAPRIPADKRIFTTSHTPSCLFQEVDERAVPLLGYLPQDLVGTPTLLYIHPEDRPLMVAIHEKIFQSAGQPLEYTPLRMCARNGEYLTIDTSWSSFVNPWSRKVAFIVGRHKVRTSPLNEDVFTTPLGCETRTTTPDVVQLSERIHRLLVRPVHSGSSQGRSSLGSRGSRGSRRSHRQRLGASGASSSDSNGLAVDKVAAAVTLHKPMTFQQICKDVHMVKTNGQQVFIESRNRPTPRKITRTAATSIRAITSDPIRSLIAVIAKPPKAFVPAPLLPKEPPTGYSYQQINCLDSIIRYLDSCNIPNTVKRKCGSYSASSTSDEDKQREAGNHTGGSGNLVSEPPPLPPLTTAAKAESVASVTSQCSFSSTIVHVGDKKPPESDIIMEEAPSTSTPAPPTTTPARPAAYPAITFPPPQAALPIRDSRRRGSVAGGGGRMGLTKEVLSTHTHQEEQTFLDRFKDLSKLRVFDQAAPSTLHSQNPAANPLSRGVRCSRDYPAAGSSTGHRRGGKRLKHQESSDRHSSLELSGSPLDRRTSIAPMPLNIAIGAPTNSASWPSVTSQAIILAQPIAVPDPSHFPPTQLVPPMVALVLPNYMFPQMGAPMAQPGPAPFFNPNFTYPVATQASLPAVVSRPLSIPASCSPSRSCTPQSCSQRHADREGKESPLFQSRCSSPLNLLQLEETPSNRLEVATAFVPTQQAGPSVQGGAAWGPNSDDASKENKNGDANESNNDAMSTSSDLLDVLLQEDARSGTGSAASGSGSSGTRSFGSNGCNSSGTSGMSSHTSKYFGSIDSSENDHSRKQAAGVSSSAGGDGGEEQFIKCVLQDPIWLLMANTDDKVMMTYQLPVRDMESVLRADREALRSMQKHQPRFTEDQKRELSQVHPWIRTGCLPRAINISGCTGCKSPPLAAPAAALLDVENNEMEQCSVQKAQEEGARESKTNQSETAIDEAHAEDEDEEEKGT is encoded by the exons ACTCTAAATCAATGCCCAGCACCAGCACTCGGGGGCGAGTGGCAAGGGCCGATGAGAAGAAATACAGTGACCAGGAAGCAGAGTCGGAAGAGTTAAACTCTCTGAAAACCAGCAGCGGTCCGCCCAGTGACAATGTTACTCAGGAGCAGGAAAGTGGAAACGGAGGCAGCTCCATCGGCGGCTCATCTCCCAGCGTGAGGTCGGGGTCCGGAGGCCGACGCGGGCACAACTCTGACGATATGGACGGGCTCTCCAGCGGGAACGACTctggggagagggaaagagacaaCCGGTCACATGGGCGCCAGTCCATCCGCAGCTCCCACAACTCGTCAAATGGCAAGGACTCTGGCTTGATGCTGGAAACTACAGAGAGCAACAAGAG CTCCAACTCCCAGAGTCTCTCGCCGCCCAGCAGCTCCCTGGCCTACAGCCTGCTGTCGACCAGATCGGAGCGcgaccccccctccacctctggCTGCAGCAGCAACCAGTCGGCAAGGGTCCAGACCCAGAAAGATCTGATGAAGGCCATCAAAGAGCTGAAGCTCCGCCTACCGACGGAGCGCAAGGCCAAGGGCCACACCAGCACCTTGAACGCGCTCAAATACGCACTGCAGTGCGTCAAACAAGTCCGAG CCAACAAGGAGTACTACCATCAGTGGAGCGTGGAGGACTGTCATGGCTGCAGCCTGGACTTGTCTGCCTTCACAattgaggagcttgataacatcACTTCAGAATACACGCTCAAAAACACC GACACCTTCTCCATGGGTGTGTCGTTCTTGTCAGGAAAGGTCGTGTACGTGTCGCCCCAAGGCTCGGCCCAGCTCCGCTGCAAGCCGGAGCGTCTCCAAGGGACCATGTTCTCCGAGCTCCTGGCCCCGCAGGACGTCAGCACTTTCTACAGCGGCACGGCGCCCTGCCGCCTGCCAAACTGGGCCTCCTGCATCGGGTCTG cTTCTCCTCCAGTCGACTTCACGCAGGAGAAATCCATGTTCTGTCGAATCGGTGCCGACCAGGCGCACGGCGGCGAGACGCGCTACTCCCCCTTTCGCCTCACGCCCTACCAGCTCACCATCCGAGACTCCGATGACGCCGAGCCACAGCCCTGCTGCTTGCTCATCGCAGAGAGGGTCCGCTCTGGATACGAAG CTCCTCGTATCCCTGCAGACAAGAGGATCTTCACCACCAGTCACACCCCCAGCTGCCTCTTCCAGGAAGTTGACGAGAG GGCAGTGCCGTTGTTGGGCTACCTGCCTCAGGACTTGGTGGGAACGCCTACCCTCCTCTACATCCACCCTGAAGACCGGCCCCTCATGGTGGCTATACATGAGAAGA TCTTTCAGTCTGCTGGGCAGCCGTTGGAATACACACCTTTGAGGATGTGTGCCCGCAATGGGGAATATCTGACCATCGACACCAGCTGGTCTTCCTTCGTCAATCCCTGGAGTCGGAAGGTGGCATTCATCGTCGGGCGCCACAAAGTCAGAAC GAGCCCTCTAAATGAAGACGTGTTCACGACGCCGCTGGGCTGCGAGACCCGGACCACCACGCCCGACGTCGTCCAGCTGAGCGAGAGGATCCACCGGCTCCTGGTGCGGCCGGTGCACAGCGGCAGCTCTCAGGGCCGCAGCTCACTCGGGTCCAGGGGCTCGCGGGGCTCTCGCCGATCGCACCGACAGCGCCTCGGTGCCTCGGGCGCCTCGTCCAGCGACAGCAACGGCCTCGCCGTGGACAAAGTGGCTGCCGCCGTCACGTTACACAAACCT ATGACCTTCCAGCAGATCTGTAAAGATGTCCACATGGTCAAGACTAATGGACAGCAGGTTTTCATCGAGTCCCGTAACCGCCCTACACCCAGAAAAATCACACGCACAG CCGCAACGAGCATCAGAGCCATCACCAGCGACCCAATCAGAAGTCTAATAGCCGTCATTGCAAAACCACCCAAAGCTTTCGTCCCTGCCCCGCTCCTACCGAAGGAGCCCCCTACTGGCTACTCCTACCAGCAGATCAACTGCCTGGACAGCAtcatacg GTACTTGGACAGCTGTAACATTCCTAACACTGTAAAAAGGAAGTGTGGCTCCTACAGTGCCTCCTCTACATCTGATGAGGACAAACAGCGAGAGGCCGGCAACCACACAG GTGGTTCAGGTAACCTTGTAAGTGAAccacctcctctgcctcccctgACCACGGCCGCAAAGGCAGAGAGTGTAGCCTCAGTCACGTCGCAGTGTAGCTTCAGCAGCACCATCGTGCATGTGGGAGACAAGAAGCCTCCCGAGTCAG ACATTATCATGGAGGAGGCTCCTTCAACTTCAACTCCTGCGCCTCCTACAACGACACCAGCTCGTCCCGCCGCTTACCCAGCAATCACCTTCCCCCCTCCTCAGGCCGCTCTACCAATAAGGGACAGCCGGAGAAGGGGAAGTGTTGCAGGAGGAGGGGGCCGCATGGGTCTCACAAAGGAGGTGCTCTCCACCCACACCCATCAGGAGGAGCAGACATTCCTGGACCGCTTCAAGGACCTCAGCAAGCTGCGTGTTTTTGATCAGGCGGCACCTTCGACGCTGCACAGCCAGAACCCGGCTGCCAACCCCCTGTCACGAG GAGTGCGTTGTTCTCGGGATTACCCCGCCGCAGGTAGCAGCACCGGTCACAGACGTGGCGGTAAGAGGCTCAAGCACCAGGAGTCATCTGACCGGCACAGCTCTCTGGAGCTGAGCGGGAGTCCGCTTGACCGCAGGACCAGCATAGCTCCCATGCCCCTCAACATCGCCATCGGAGCCCCGACAAACTCGGCCTCGTGGCCGTCTGTCACCTCTCAGGCCATCATTCTCGCCCAACCCATTGCCGTCCCAGATCCATCGCATTTCCCCCCGACCCAGCTGGTACCTCCCATGGTGGCCCTCGTTCTTCCCAACTACATGTTCCCCCAGATGGGTGCGCCGATGGCTCagccaggccccgcccccttcttcAATCCTAACTTCACATACCCCGTCGCCACCCAAGCATCTCTCCCCGCTGTGGTTTCACGCCCCTTATCGATCCCGGCCTCCTGCTCCCCGTCTCGGAGCTGCACCCCACAGTCCTGCAGTCAGAGACACGCTGACCGCGAGGGCAAAGAGTCCCCCCTCTTCCAGTCCAGATGCTCCTCGCCGCTCAACCTTTTGCAGCTGGAGGAAACGCCAAGCAACCGTCTCGAGGTCGCCACGGCCTTTGTGCCAACGCAGCAGGCCGGGCCTTCTGTGCAGGGCGGTGCAGCCTGGGGGCCGAACTCTGACGATGCCTCCAAGGAGAACAAGAAC GGTGATGCTAATGAGTCCAACAACGACGCCATGTCCACTTCCAGCGACCTGCTCGATGTATTGCTTCAGGAAGACGCCCGCTCGGGCACCGGCTCAGCTGCCTCCGGTTCAGGGTCGTCAGGCACCAGGTCTTTTGGCTCAAATGGCTGCAACTCCTCTGGCACCAGCGGCATGA GCAGCCACACCAGCAAGTACTTCGGTAGCATCGACTCATCGGAGAACGACCACTCGCGCAAACAGGCAGCAGGGGTCAGCAGCAGTGCCGGAGGAGACGGTGGCGAGGAGCAGTTCATCAAGTGTGTCCTGCAGGACCCCATCTGGCTGCTGATGGCCAACACCGACGACAAGGTCATGATGACCTATCAGCTGCCCGTCAG agacatggagagTGTTCTCCGAGCGGACCGCGAGGCCTTGAGGAGCATGCAGAAACACCAGCCCCGCTTCACCGAGGACCAGAAGAGGGAGCTGAGCCAAGTGCACCCCTGGATCCGCACAGGATGCCTGCCCCGAGCCATCAACATCTCC ggctgtacagGCTGCAAGTCTCCGCCTCTTGCCGCTCCCGCAGCCGCGCTGTTAGATGTGGAGAACAACGAGATGGAGCAGTGCAGTGTGCAGAAAGCTCAGGAGGAGGGCGCCAGAGAGAGCAAGACAAATCAGTCCGAGACAGCCATAGATGAAGCACATGCAGAggatgaagacgaagaagagAAAGGAACATAA
- the per1b gene encoding period circadian protein homolog 1b isoform X2 — protein MSFEDSKSMPSTSTRGRVARADEKKYSDQEAESEELNSLKTSSGPPSDNVTQEQESGNGGSSIGGSSPSVRSGSGGRRGHNSDDMDGLSSGNDSGERERDNRSHGRQSIRSSHNSSNGKDSGLMLETTESNKSSNSQSLSPPSSSLAYSLLSTRSERDPPSTSGCSSNQSARVQTQKDLMKAIKELKLRLPTERKAKGHTSTLNALKYALQCVKQVRANKEYYHQWSVEDCHGCSLDLSAFTIEELDNITSEYTLKNTDTFSMGVSFLSGKVVYVSPQGSAQLRCKPERLQGTMFSELLAPQDVSTFYSGTAPCRLPNWASCIGSASPPVDFTQEKSMFCRIGADQAHGGETRYSPFRLTPYQLTIRDSDDAEPQPCCLLIAERVRSGYEAPRIPADKRIFTTSHTPSCLFQEVDERAVPLLGYLPQDLVGTPTLLYIHPEDRPLMVAIHEKIFQSAGQPLEYTPLRMCARNGEYLTIDTSWSSFVNPWSRKVAFIVGRHKVRTSPLNEDVFTTPLGCETRTTTPDVVQLSERIHRLLVRPVHSGSSQGRSSLGSRGSRGSRRSHRQRLGASGASSSDSNGLAVDKVAAAVTLHKPMTFQQICKDVHMVKTNGQQVFIESRNRPTPRKITRTAATSIRAITSDPIRSLIAVIAKPPKAFVPAPLLPKEPPTGYSYQQINCLDSIIRYLDSCNIPNTVKRKCGSYSASSTSDEDKQREAGNHTDIIMEEAPSTSTPAPPTTTPARPAAYPAITFPPPQAALPIRDSRRRGSVAGGGGRMGLTKEVLSTHTHQEEQTFLDRFKDLSKLRVFDQAAPSTLHSQNPAANPLSRGVRCSRDYPAAGSSTGHRRGGKRLKHQESSDRHSSLELSGSPLDRRTSIAPMPLNIAIGAPTNSASWPSVTSQAIILAQPIAVPDPSHFPPTQLVPPMVALVLPNYMFPQMGAPMAQPGPAPFFNPNFTYPVATQASLPAVVSRPLSIPASCSPSRSCTPQSCSQRHADREGKESPLFQSRCSSPLNLLQLEETPSNRLEVATAFVPTQQAGPSVQGGAAWGPNSDDASKENKNGDANESNNDAMSTSSDLLDVLLQEDARSGTGSAASGSGSSGTRSFGSNGCNSSGTSGMSSHTSKYFGSIDSSENDHSRKQAAGVSSSAGGDGGEEQFIKCVLQDPIWLLMANTDDKVMMTYQLPVRDMESVLRADREALRSMQKHQPRFTEDQKRELSQVHPWIRTGCLPRAINISGCTGCKSPPLAAPAAALLDVENNEMEQCSVQKAQEEGARESKTNQSETAIDEAHAEDEDEEEKGT, from the exons ACTCTAAATCAATGCCCAGCACCAGCACTCGGGGGCGAGTGGCAAGGGCCGATGAGAAGAAATACAGTGACCAGGAAGCAGAGTCGGAAGAGTTAAACTCTCTGAAAACCAGCAGCGGTCCGCCCAGTGACAATGTTACTCAGGAGCAGGAAAGTGGAAACGGAGGCAGCTCCATCGGCGGCTCATCTCCCAGCGTGAGGTCGGGGTCCGGAGGCCGACGCGGGCACAACTCTGACGATATGGACGGGCTCTCCAGCGGGAACGACTctggggagagggaaagagacaaCCGGTCACATGGGCGCCAGTCCATCCGCAGCTCCCACAACTCGTCAAATGGCAAGGACTCTGGCTTGATGCTGGAAACTACAGAGAGCAACAAGAG CTCCAACTCCCAGAGTCTCTCGCCGCCCAGCAGCTCCCTGGCCTACAGCCTGCTGTCGACCAGATCGGAGCGcgaccccccctccacctctggCTGCAGCAGCAACCAGTCGGCAAGGGTCCAGACCCAGAAAGATCTGATGAAGGCCATCAAAGAGCTGAAGCTCCGCCTACCGACGGAGCGCAAGGCCAAGGGCCACACCAGCACCTTGAACGCGCTCAAATACGCACTGCAGTGCGTCAAACAAGTCCGAG CCAACAAGGAGTACTACCATCAGTGGAGCGTGGAGGACTGTCATGGCTGCAGCCTGGACTTGTCTGCCTTCACAattgaggagcttgataacatcACTTCAGAATACACGCTCAAAAACACC GACACCTTCTCCATGGGTGTGTCGTTCTTGTCAGGAAAGGTCGTGTACGTGTCGCCCCAAGGCTCGGCCCAGCTCCGCTGCAAGCCGGAGCGTCTCCAAGGGACCATGTTCTCCGAGCTCCTGGCCCCGCAGGACGTCAGCACTTTCTACAGCGGCACGGCGCCCTGCCGCCTGCCAAACTGGGCCTCCTGCATCGGGTCTG cTTCTCCTCCAGTCGACTTCACGCAGGAGAAATCCATGTTCTGTCGAATCGGTGCCGACCAGGCGCACGGCGGCGAGACGCGCTACTCCCCCTTTCGCCTCACGCCCTACCAGCTCACCATCCGAGACTCCGATGACGCCGAGCCACAGCCCTGCTGCTTGCTCATCGCAGAGAGGGTCCGCTCTGGATACGAAG CTCCTCGTATCCCTGCAGACAAGAGGATCTTCACCACCAGTCACACCCCCAGCTGCCTCTTCCAGGAAGTTGACGAGAG GGCAGTGCCGTTGTTGGGCTACCTGCCTCAGGACTTGGTGGGAACGCCTACCCTCCTCTACATCCACCCTGAAGACCGGCCCCTCATGGTGGCTATACATGAGAAGA TCTTTCAGTCTGCTGGGCAGCCGTTGGAATACACACCTTTGAGGATGTGTGCCCGCAATGGGGAATATCTGACCATCGACACCAGCTGGTCTTCCTTCGTCAATCCCTGGAGTCGGAAGGTGGCATTCATCGTCGGGCGCCACAAAGTCAGAAC GAGCCCTCTAAATGAAGACGTGTTCACGACGCCGCTGGGCTGCGAGACCCGGACCACCACGCCCGACGTCGTCCAGCTGAGCGAGAGGATCCACCGGCTCCTGGTGCGGCCGGTGCACAGCGGCAGCTCTCAGGGCCGCAGCTCACTCGGGTCCAGGGGCTCGCGGGGCTCTCGCCGATCGCACCGACAGCGCCTCGGTGCCTCGGGCGCCTCGTCCAGCGACAGCAACGGCCTCGCCGTGGACAAAGTGGCTGCCGCCGTCACGTTACACAAACCT ATGACCTTCCAGCAGATCTGTAAAGATGTCCACATGGTCAAGACTAATGGACAGCAGGTTTTCATCGAGTCCCGTAACCGCCCTACACCCAGAAAAATCACACGCACAG CCGCAACGAGCATCAGAGCCATCACCAGCGACCCAATCAGAAGTCTAATAGCCGTCATTGCAAAACCACCCAAAGCTTTCGTCCCTGCCCCGCTCCTACCGAAGGAGCCCCCTACTGGCTACTCCTACCAGCAGATCAACTGCCTGGACAGCAtcatacg GTACTTGGACAGCTGTAACATTCCTAACACTGTAAAAAGGAAGTGTGGCTCCTACAGTGCCTCCTCTACATCTGATGAGGACAAACAGCGAGAGGCCGGCAACCACACAG ACATTATCATGGAGGAGGCTCCTTCAACTTCAACTCCTGCGCCTCCTACAACGACACCAGCTCGTCCCGCCGCTTACCCAGCAATCACCTTCCCCCCTCCTCAGGCCGCTCTACCAATAAGGGACAGCCGGAGAAGGGGAAGTGTTGCAGGAGGAGGGGGCCGCATGGGTCTCACAAAGGAGGTGCTCTCCACCCACACCCATCAGGAGGAGCAGACATTCCTGGACCGCTTCAAGGACCTCAGCAAGCTGCGTGTTTTTGATCAGGCGGCACCTTCGACGCTGCACAGCCAGAACCCGGCTGCCAACCCCCTGTCACGAG GAGTGCGTTGTTCTCGGGATTACCCCGCCGCAGGTAGCAGCACCGGTCACAGACGTGGCGGTAAGAGGCTCAAGCACCAGGAGTCATCTGACCGGCACAGCTCTCTGGAGCTGAGCGGGAGTCCGCTTGACCGCAGGACCAGCATAGCTCCCATGCCCCTCAACATCGCCATCGGAGCCCCGACAAACTCGGCCTCGTGGCCGTCTGTCACCTCTCAGGCCATCATTCTCGCCCAACCCATTGCCGTCCCAGATCCATCGCATTTCCCCCCGACCCAGCTGGTACCTCCCATGGTGGCCCTCGTTCTTCCCAACTACATGTTCCCCCAGATGGGTGCGCCGATGGCTCagccaggccccgcccccttcttcAATCCTAACTTCACATACCCCGTCGCCACCCAAGCATCTCTCCCCGCTGTGGTTTCACGCCCCTTATCGATCCCGGCCTCCTGCTCCCCGTCTCGGAGCTGCACCCCACAGTCCTGCAGTCAGAGACACGCTGACCGCGAGGGCAAAGAGTCCCCCCTCTTCCAGTCCAGATGCTCCTCGCCGCTCAACCTTTTGCAGCTGGAGGAAACGCCAAGCAACCGTCTCGAGGTCGCCACGGCCTTTGTGCCAACGCAGCAGGCCGGGCCTTCTGTGCAGGGCGGTGCAGCCTGGGGGCCGAACTCTGACGATGCCTCCAAGGAGAACAAGAAC GGTGATGCTAATGAGTCCAACAACGACGCCATGTCCACTTCCAGCGACCTGCTCGATGTATTGCTTCAGGAAGACGCCCGCTCGGGCACCGGCTCAGCTGCCTCCGGTTCAGGGTCGTCAGGCACCAGGTCTTTTGGCTCAAATGGCTGCAACTCCTCTGGCACCAGCGGCATGA GCAGCCACACCAGCAAGTACTTCGGTAGCATCGACTCATCGGAGAACGACCACTCGCGCAAACAGGCAGCAGGGGTCAGCAGCAGTGCCGGAGGAGACGGTGGCGAGGAGCAGTTCATCAAGTGTGTCCTGCAGGACCCCATCTGGCTGCTGATGGCCAACACCGACGACAAGGTCATGATGACCTATCAGCTGCCCGTCAG agacatggagagTGTTCTCCGAGCGGACCGCGAGGCCTTGAGGAGCATGCAGAAACACCAGCCCCGCTTCACCGAGGACCAGAAGAGGGAGCTGAGCCAAGTGCACCCCTGGATCCGCACAGGATGCCTGCCCCGAGCCATCAACATCTCC ggctgtacagGCTGCAAGTCTCCGCCTCTTGCCGCTCCCGCAGCCGCGCTGTTAGATGTGGAGAACAACGAGATGGAGCAGTGCAGTGTGCAGAAAGCTCAGGAGGAGGGCGCCAGAGAGAGCAAGACAAATCAGTCCGAGACAGCCATAGATGAAGCACATGCAGAggatgaagacgaagaagagAAAGGAACATAA